From Azospirillum humicireducens, a single genomic window includes:
- a CDS encoding IclR family transcriptional regulator, whose amino-acid sequence MGGIIQATEQESEGGKPQGTGTQTLLRGLALLECVAAGIGDVKGIAARLGTPRSTTHRMLVSLVGEGYLHHIPYKGYLLGPKLIQLGMKALEQRPLVAVARPHIEALAQATGDTVHLGVEDNGEVFYLDKIPGTRGLEMRSRTGQRMPIASTGLGKALMLAMPRARWAELHALLSSPGAPADRPRPADWPQFEKQLNRYVAQGWAKDLEENELGIRCVSAPVRDGRNLVVAAISVASAVPYMPDDRMDTLGPLVRATADAISKDLGWIAP is encoded by the coding sequence ATGGGCGGAATCATCCAAGCGACCGAGCAGGAGTCCGAGGGCGGCAAGCCGCAAGGCACCGGAACCCAAACCCTGCTGCGCGGACTGGCATTGCTGGAATGCGTGGCTGCCGGCATCGGCGACGTGAAGGGAATCGCAGCGCGTCTGGGCACCCCGCGCAGCACCACCCACCGCATGCTCGTCAGCCTCGTGGGGGAAGGGTATCTCCATCACATCCCCTACAAGGGCTATCTGCTGGGCCCGAAGCTGATCCAGCTGGGGATGAAGGCGCTGGAGCAGCGTCCCCTGGTCGCCGTCGCCCGCCCGCATATCGAGGCGCTGGCACAGGCCACCGGCGACACCGTCCATCTTGGCGTCGAGGACAACGGCGAGGTCTTCTATCTCGACAAGATTCCCGGCACCCGGGGGCTGGAGATGCGGTCCCGCACGGGACAGCGCATGCCCATTGCCTCCACCGGACTGGGCAAGGCGCTGATGCTGGCCATGCCGCGCGCGCGCTGGGCCGAATTGCACGCGTTGCTCAGTTCCCCCGGCGCGCCCGCCGACCGGCCGCGTCCCGCAGACTGGCCGCAGTTCGAAAAGCAACTGAACCGCTATGTCGCCCAGGGATGGGCCAAGGATTTGGAAGAGAACGAACTCGGCATCCGTTGCGTCTCCGCACCGGTACGCGATGGCCGGAATCTGGTGGTGGCGGCGATCAGCGTCGCCAGCGCCGTCCCTTACATGCCAGACGACCGCATGGACACTCTGGGACCGCTGGTCCGTGCCACGGCGGACGCGATATCCAAGGATCTGGGATGGATCGCACCATGA
- a CDS encoding 2-dehydro-3-deoxygalactonokinase has translation MDRTMTSSADTTTEPALIALDWGTSSLRGFLMDGGARVLAERATAHGIQNLPQPGPAGFDAALAALCGDWLDAHPGLPVVAGGMVGSAQGWVEAPYVATPADATTLADRAARVETASGRPILIAPGVLHDPAGAPPDVMRGEEIQIAGALAENADWARNACIAMPGTHSKWVRVSDGRIAAFSSYMTGELFAVLKTHSLLGRLMPADREASPEDEAAAFAVGIRAAQSAGPGDLPHQLFATRTLGLTGRMPAEALAHYLSGLLIGHELRSGLALLAEMPAGTPLLLIGAPALCSRYGRGLAAFGVTPSAQLGNTAPRGLFQFATAAGLLPIGTAANTMSAP, from the coding sequence ATGGATCGCACCATGACCTCCTCCGCCGACACCACCACCGAACCGGCACTGATCGCGCTGGACTGGGGGACGTCGAGCCTGCGCGGCTTCCTGATGGACGGCGGCGCGCGCGTGCTTGCCGAACGGGCGACCGCCCACGGCATCCAGAACCTGCCGCAACCCGGCCCCGCCGGATTCGACGCCGCATTGGCCGCCCTCTGCGGAGACTGGCTGGATGCGCATCCCGGCTTGCCGGTGGTGGCCGGCGGCATGGTCGGCAGTGCCCAGGGATGGGTCGAGGCCCCCTATGTCGCCACTCCCGCCGATGCGACGACCCTGGCCGACCGGGCGGCGCGGGTCGAGACGGCATCCGGCCGCCCCATCCTGATCGCCCCCGGTGTTCTGCACGACCCGGCCGGTGCGCCCCCCGACGTGATGCGTGGGGAGGAGATCCAGATTGCCGGCGCGCTGGCCGAGAATGCCGACTGGGCGCGGAACGCCTGCATCGCCATGCCCGGCACCCATTCCAAATGGGTCCGCGTCAGCGACGGGCGCATCGCCGCCTTCTCCTCCTACATGACGGGGGAGCTGTTCGCGGTCCTGAAGACCCATTCGCTGCTCGGCCGCCTGATGCCCGCCGACCGCGAGGCGTCGCCGGAGGATGAGGCCGCTGCCTTCGCCGTCGGTATCCGTGCCGCGCAGTCCGCCGGTCCCGGCGACCTGCCGCACCAGCTGTTCGCCACCCGCACGCTGGGCCTGACCGGGCGCATGCCGGCGGAGGCGCTGGCCCATTACCTGTCGGGCCTGCTGATCGGGCACGAGCTGCGCTCCGGCCTTGCGCTGCTGGCGGAAATGCCGGCGGGCACGCCGCTGCTGCTGATCGGCGCCCCGGCTCTGTGCAGCCGTTATGGCCGCGGGCTCGCGGCCTTCGGCGTCACCCCCTCGGCACAACTGGGCAATACCGCCCCGCGCGGCCTGTTCCAATTCGCCACCGCGGCCGGACTGCTTCCGATTGGAACCGCCGCCAACACGATGAGCGCGCCATGA